The DNA region GCACCAATGGATTCGATGACAAGGGTTTGGATTGTGATTTGTTTTAAAATTTCTTTAGCACGACCCATTGTTTCTTCGGAAAGAAGGTCTTTGATCATCATTGTATCACTGACAGAAACTTTTCCCGCAAGGAAGATGGAAAAAAAACTAGTTAAGGTCATAAGGCCAAGCCCACCCACTTGGATGAGGAGTAAAACAATCAGTTGTCCTGTTAAAGTGAATTGACTTCCAATGTCTACAGTAGAAAGCCCTGTAACACAGGTTGCACTAATCGTAGTGAAAATTAAATCAATGGATTTAACCGGGCCATTAGTTGACTTTGGAAAGTGTAAAAAACAAATTCCGATTAGGATGATAAAAGCAAAAGAAGATACAAAGACAATGGAAGGGTTTAATTTTTTAGAATCATTTTTTCTAGATAACCGAAAGAAATGAGCCAAGTTAGAAAATAAAAACAGAATCTGATTGGCTGATAAAAAGATAATTGTGGTGTCATCTCCCGAAATATGATATGACTTCAAAATGGAAACTATGTCTTTTTCATAAATAAATTCCAATCCTAACATAAGTAAAATGATAAGTTCTATTTTATGAAGAGAAACATATTCTCTCCATCGTTTGTTTGTGAAAATTAAATGGATGGATTCATAAAAGATAAAAAAAGATACCAGTGTTCGAATGGAAAAAGTAACGTAAGGTTTCCATGATTCTGGATAATAAAATCCAAAATCCAAAATCAAAATGGTAACCGATAAAAATCCGAATAGGATATAGATGGTTCTTCCAATCCAACGGAAGTGATCTATGTAAAGCTTTCGAATTTCGAATCTTTGAACTTGTAAATAAAGGTAAAATCTTTGTAAAAAAACAAGGAACCTTTTGAACTTCAAGGGTAAACTTCAGCCAGTTGTTTTTTCTTTTCTCTGTGTTCTTCTAATCTTTGCCTATCTGCATAAACATTTGCACCAGAAAGACCGGTGGTTCCGCCAATCATGATGATACTTCCTGCAATTGTTTTTTCAATTGCCAATGCAGAAGCAATTCCTGTTGAAACACCTAATGCAAATGGTAAAGTTAAAAAGAAAATGATATAAGCCCGGCGAAATTTTGTTTCTTCGTAAACAGCATCTTCATCAAATTCTTCTTTTTGTTTCTTCTTTAATTCTTGTTTGGTTCTACTTTTTTGAAGTTGGTTCTGAAGTGCTTGTTCGTTGATTTCGCCTGTTAGCGGGTTAATTGGTGAATTTTGAGCGCCTGTCAGACTATAAGGATTGTTTGCATTTTGACTGGAGTTAGATGTCGTTCTGGAATTCATTAAGGCACCAGCACCCGGGATGGAATCAATCCCACTGTATTGGGTTTTTGCACTTTTGGGTGTGGATAAAACCGGAGTGTCAAACTTCGGGGGAAGCGTCACATCCTGCAAAACATTGGATTCCGGATCGGACTTAGGAAGATTTCTTAAGTCATAGTTATTTGTGTCATAAAATCCTTCTTTGGTTTGCCCAAGAAGTGGGCCCACCGCCAAAGAGAAAACAATCATCGGCACAAAAATTTGGGAAAAAATCCGCATACATTCCAGTTTACCCAATCTGTATCAGGGTCAATCCAATTCACGTCCAGAAAGTTTGGTGGATCTGTAAGAAAATGACTTTTCCCGAATGGCCTCCAAATCTTTTTCGGAAACTCCTGCCGTATGGGCGTGTCCATATTCTTCTGACATAGTGGTTCCAAATAGACCAGGATCATCAGATCCTATGGTAAGTTTAATATCGTTTTGCAAAAACCTTGTGATGGGATGATCAATATGTGATTCTAACATTCCAATGTATAAATTGGAAGAAGGGCAACATTCAACAACGGCCTCAGTTTGTGATATTTTTGACATAACATAGTTTTGGAAGGTATGTAAGTATTGGGACTGAGTTCCATCAAACTGAATTTTTAAAAGTTCAGAATCTGGTTTTGTTTTTAAATCCTTTCGTTTGAGTTCGAGTTCTTCTTTGGGATAGAAGGGTCCAAAACTTGTGATTTCTTCATAAGATTCCAATTCACATTCTATTTGATCCTTGGCCTCCGATACGAGCTCTGTTCTTTCATCTCCTAAAAAATAATCAGAGTCAATTCCAAGAGCCAAAGCATGACCCAGTCTATGGGCTCCATTCTCGGCTGATTCTAAAACCCAACGTACAGCAGAGAAAGGAGTTTTATCTCTAAAACTTTCACCCACATGATAAAGAATCGATAGGGCAGTGTTAGGTTCCGCTTTGTTGTCTTTGATTATCGATTGGAAAAAAGTTTTTTTATCTTTTGGTGGATGTCCTTCTTCGATATGACAGAAGTCAATTCCCACAAGTCCATTACGAATGACGGAATCTTTTTCCATCCAATTTTTCATCCAATCATAATGCCTTTCATAGTTTATATCTCTATGTAAGGACATCACTAGTTTGGACTGGATGGTTTTGCCTTCTTTTTTGGCGGAAGTTTCTCCTTTGGATAATCCTTCCAAACAGGCCATCAGTTTGCTATAAAAACTTTCTTTAGGTTCTTCTTTACCAAACATCAAACGATATTCTGCATAACTAATATCTTCCAAACTATTGGAAAGAACTACATCATGAGTGACTTCTGTAATTTCTTTTTCATCAAACTTTACTAAGGCGATGATCAAATTGAACTTTGCTTGGAAATGTAAAAAGGGAGCCTTTTCTCGAAAATGATAGAGTTTGGAAAAATCTTTTATGTCCGAATAATCTTCAAAAAAGGTAGAAGGTCTAATTTTTTGACCATAAGCCTTTTCATAGGAATCTAGATATAAGTGCCATCTAGGTTCGGGGTTATTTTTGCCAATTCGAAACAAAGTTTCGGGGGGTAAACATCCATAAAGGTGGTTGTGTAGATCGCAATACATATAAGAATGACAAAACTATGCTTCACAAAATTAGACGCATCTTGCAGCCAACTCGATTGAATCAGAAAATTCTTGGATTAGCAATCCCAGTTTTTTTTGGAATGATCAGTTATACAGCCATCATGGTAGCAGACACTGCTATGGTTGGTAAACTGGGAGAAGTCCCTCTCGCCGCAGTTGGGTTTGGCGGAATGGTCTATTTTTCCATTTTTGCCTTCCTTATGGGTGGATCCATGGCTGTGCAAATCATCGTAGCACGCAGATTTGGCGAAAAAAATGACAGAGGGGTCGGAATCACACTAGTTAATTCCGTTTATTTATCCTTTGTTTTAGGTGCATTACTTTCCTATTTTGGATTCATTTACGCTCCTCAGCTTATGGGTTGGATCGGAGATGATCCGCAAGTGATCGAAGTGGCAGGAGTGTATCTTTCCTACCGATTTATAGGAACCGTTCTCTTTTTTGTGGGATTCGCTTTACGTGGATTCTTTGACGGAATTGGAATTGTACAAGTGGGAATGATCTCTTCTATGTTAGCTGCAGTTACCAATATTTTTTTCAATTGGTTACTCATTTTTGGAAACTGGGGATTCCCAGCTTGGGGAGTGAAAGGGGCAGCAATTGCTTCCAGTTTGTCTTCCATCCCATCTCTACTCATTGTGATATTTTATTTTTTCCGTAAAGATGTGATCAAATTCTTTCAATATGAGATTTTTGCACCAAGTATCGCGACAATCAAAGAACTTTGTATGGTTGGGTTCGCACCTGCTGTCGAAGGAACACTTGTAAACTTTGCTTTCTCTGGATTTTATAAAATTGCAGGAATGATTAGCACAACCACCTTAGCTTCGGCTAGTGTTGTATTAACATGCCTTAGTTTGTCTTTTATGCCAGGTTTTTCATTTGGAATTGCAGCCACTACCATTCTTGGCCAATCTATGGGTCAGGGAAAAATTCGATTGGCTTATGAAGGAACCATGCGTTCGGCCACGTTCTCTGCGATTGTGATGGGAAGTATGGGACTCTTTTTTATCATCGGTGGGCCTTGGCTCATTGGTTTATTCACAGATGTTCCTGCCGTAGCAAAGGTTGCTTATCCTGCACTTTGTATTGTGGCCCTCATCCAAGTGGGAGATGCCTATCATATGGTGATTGGTTCTGCACTTCGTAGTGCGGGTATGATGTACTATGTGATGTTTGTTTATCTCATTGTTTCCTTTCTCATCATGTTGCCTTTGGCCTATTTATTCGGGATAGTCCTAGCGTGGGGCAATTTTGGAATCTGGTCTGCGTTTTTTATTTGGATTTTACTCATGGCAGTGCTTTTTGTCAGAAAATTTCGTAAGAAGGAGTGGGTGAACATACGAATTTAATAGAACGAGGGGAAAATGAAACGAACAGAACAAGAAAGGCAGGCCATTCAAAAATTTTTAAAGTCTGTGGATTTGTTCAAAAAACTTCCCCCATCTGTTCTGTTACGACTTGCTAACAACGTCCAAGAAAAATTAGTTCGAAGCCACGAAGCTCTCTATTACAAAGGAGAGTCTTCGGAATCCATTTACATTGTAAGGTATGGTGAAATCCTTCTCGAGAATGTAGCCGGTCAAAGTCATGTGTATGTGGGTTCAGGTCAAGTGTTGGCCGAAAATTCCCTTATCTCCAGTTCCAATCATTCTACATCTGCCATTGCAGTCATTGATTCTCTCGTTTACGTTTTGAATGGAAAATTGTTTTTACAATTGGCATCTCAAGAGAAAGTTTTTGCACAAAACATCATCCAAATGATGGGATCTCGGATGCGAGAGAATTTAAACAGACCCAGTCACAAAGATAATTTTGTCGGATTACGCAGGTTATGTGTTCATGTCCCTTTGGAACCTGAATATAATTTTGGCGAAAAAGTAAAATCTTTCATTGATGAATATGGTGAAGTCACCAAAAAATTATCATCAGCCATTCCCATATCCACTTTTAAAGGAATGGATCCCACTCAGATTTCAGAGTATCTATCCAATCTTAGAAACAAAACACCCTTACTTCATATTTATTTTGATGAAGCCACTTCGCGAATGGATTTACATTATTTAGTAGTTCAGTCTGACTTTATCGTTTTTTGGGAAGATGAACCAGAAAAGTTTTATAAGGAAAAAGAAGAAATCATTCATTTTTGGAAAAACCGAATTCGAAACTTTGAGGGCCGCGCTATCCGTCTGATGGAAAGTGGAGTTCGTAAAAGTTATCTCCCTCAAGACCAATCACTCAAAAACTTTTACCAAAAAGATACATTGGCAAGGTATTTGGTTTCCAAAACCAGAGGTTTAGCGTTAGGTGGTGGTGGTGCCAGAGCCCTCGCTCATGTTGGATTGTTAAAAGTTTTACATAGAGAAGGAATTCATTTTGATTTTGTATCGGGTGCATCTATGGGAGCCGTAATTGCCGCTCTATATGCGAGAAAAAATTCGCCTGAAGAAATTGAAGAAATGATAAAAAATTTCTTTGGTGGATTGGAAAGTGCCTTTGATCCTACTCTTCCCGTCGTTGCCTTTTTTAAAGGGAAACGAATGAAACGAATGTTAAAGAAAGCTTTTGGTGACCAAAGGATCGAAGAACTTCCACTTCCTTTTGCCACTTCTGCTGTGGATTTACAAACCGGGAAAGAACATATTTTTGACCAAGGCCCAATCACAGAGGCACTCACCAGTGCAATGAGTTTGCCTGGAGCCTTTCCTCCTTACAGGCTCGGCGAAAAGTTGTTAGTTGATGGTGGAATGATCAATAACGTTCCGGAAAATCTCATTCGTTCTAAGGGTGCGGATGTGGTGATGGGCATCAACGTATCTCCAATGCAGGAAATTGTTCCGGTCAAACTTTTTGAAGATCGCAATACAACAGAAAAAGGATTTTTTCGTTATATCTGGGATACTTTAAAATACCCACCAATCTTGCAGATTATGACAAGAACTATCACTTTGGAAGGTCGAGAGATCACAAGGCTGAAAAGGCCCAAATTGGATTTATTCGTACACTTCCATTTAGAAGAGTTTCAGTTATTTGATTTTGCCCGTTACCAAGAAATCATTGATAAAGGTGAAGCCGAAGCCGAAGCAAACTTAGCAGAGATCAAACAATTGTTTTCTTAAGCGTTGAAAATTGGGAATTATAGAATAGAGTTTAGTAATTTTGTATTCATCTTATTGAATGGATTGATGATTTTTAATTTGTTAAATTTTGTTCCATCATTAAAGTCTTCAGACAATAAATAATCACAATTGAGCTCTAAAGCAGCCAAAATAATCAAAGAATCATAATAAGATAATTTATTCTTCTCTCTTAATTTCAGAGCATTTTTGTAAAATTCAATTGTTGGGAAAAAAGAACAAATTGGATCTAAGATTTTTTCTATGAAACTTGAAATATCCTGACCTTTCATCGGTGGTTGTCCTTTTGTAAGCATTACATTACTAAATTCTTGGATGACTTGGTAACTTATAGAAAATCTATCAGATTTAAAAGAAGCTTTTATGATATTTGAAGAGATTTCCTTTTTTTCAAAATCCTTATGTGAAAAGAAGGAAATAAATATATTCGTATCGATGAAGACTTTACCTTTCATTTGCTTCTTCACGGGTTATTTTTCGGTTTATTTTTACATATTCAAATTTTTTCAAATATGCATCTAGATCGAAATCTTTTGGCTCAGATTCAGAATAAGCGCGGAGCCATTCATTAAAAATGTCATTGAGTGACCTTTTTTGTTTACTTGCTTTTAGACGAGCTTTTTCAATTGCCCTTTCATCAGCTCTAAAAGTAATACTTTTCATGTTTATTATTTTACACGAGTTTCGTGCAATTTGTCAAATTGAAAATTGGTTATTTTATTACAGTAAACCAGTTTCTGGTTAATTTTCTGATTTTCTAATTATTTAGTTCCAATCTCCACCTAAAGAAAGTTAGATACTTTCTCAAGATGGAGTGTTTTTTTGGTTTGCTCAAGTTTGGTTTGGGAGATTCGAATTACAAAGAGGAAAGGATTTCCTTTTTTTTTGCTTCAAATTCCTCTGCGTTGATAAGACCCTGATCCAGTAGTCCTTTGAGTTTGGCAATTCTTGCTGCTGGATCATTCGCTGCCGGTGCCCCACCACCTTGGCCTCCCCCTTGGTTCATCATATTGCCCATCATCTGGCCCATATTCATCCCCATTCCCATGCCCATCCCGGCACCCATGGCCCCACCACCTTGGCCTTCGTTTTCTGCGGCCGCTTGTCCAATATCGAACATTTTCTTCTGTTGGTATTTATCACCGAGCATATCAATTTCAAATTTGTCGGTGATGATTTTTTGGATTCGTTGGTAGTTGGGATCGTTTTGGTCAAAGTTCACCGAAGATACGTTAAACTCTGTTAAATCGATTCCATACTTTTCAAATTCAGGAGCGAGTTTGACTTTTCCTGCAGTGGAACTTTCATCTCTAAATTTGTTAATTTCAACCACAGAAGTGTTGTTGTTTAAGATCACTTCTGCAATAAAATCACCAATTCCTCGCACAATGTTTGGTTTTAAAAATTCATCTACGGATTCGTTTGTAGTTCTGTTTCCACCTTTCACTACATTGAGTAAAAAGGATCTCGAATCTTTGATTCGGAATTTGTAATCACCGAAGGCACGGATGTTTAATACAATTTTGTATTTGGGATCTTCCAAGGGAATTGGAGTGTTGGTTCCCCATTTCATTGCAAAAATGGCTTTGTTTACATAATATGCTTCTGCAGTGAAAGGAGTTTTTCCACCAAACGGAAGATTGACGAGAGCTTCGAGGATGGGAATGTTTCCCGTTTTTAAAGTATGAGTTCCTGGACCAAAGGTATCCAAAGCTTTGCCTTCTTTAAAAAAAATGGCTTCTTGGTTTTCCTCTACAACAAGTTGGCCTGCGGTACTGATTTCATCAGATGGATATTTCCAAACGATTTCATTGGGACTGCCTTCAAATTTAATTCTATCTATTAGTGCCATGTTTTATTTCCTTATCCTGTTATTTTAAAAAGATTGAGTTTCTTGATTCAAATTGAGTTTCGAAGTCTAACAATAGTTTGTTAGTCGATTCAATGGCTGCTTCTGGATTTGAGGCAAAAGCGGTTGGTAGTGTTTCCAAAATTTCTTTTTGTAAAACATCTGCTTTTTCCAACATAGAAAAGTCATGGTTTAATAGTTTTTCTATTTCTGCCGATGTGGCTTTGACACCGGTGCCAAGTCCATTCATTCCATAACCTGCGGAACTGACCTTCATAATGATTCGGTCTAGTAAAGTTGTGGCTGGATTTGTTTTCCCGATGTTTTGGATTTGAGCTTTCGCCACAAAACCTTCTTCCAGTTTACGAAAACTTTCTTTAAAGGTAGAGAGTAACGCTCCAAGTTCCTTACGAACTAAAAGATCCGTTTTTTCAAACTCTTGGTTGGCCAGAGCTTCTTCAAATAGTTTGGTTTCTTTTAAGAACTTTCGAATGGGATCTTGTTCGTTCTTAAATCGTTCTAATGTGGTTTTTAACCAAGTTGGATCCATTTTATTCCTCTGTTTCGATTCCGTCTAATGTTTGTATGGTGTCACATGTGATGTAGTTAAAGATGACACTTTTTTCTGATTGGTAAATGGCTTTGGCAGGAAGTGATTTCCATTTTGTTTGGTCAAATTCGCAGTCATGTTTTTCACCTTTGGTTTTACCACTGGACTCAGTGAAATGGACTAAGTACTTTTCTTCTTTTGTACCTAACCTTTCGCAACCGATACTTGTACTGGAACATTCGCGAATTTGGGGAGTGGGCCAATAAGGTTCCTGTGTGGTTCCAAATCCTTTGGCCACAGCGTTGCGATCAAAGGCCCATTTATCAATTCGATAACTGCAATGGTCATCATACACAGGTTCTTTTCTGTATTTCGTTGTACAACTTTCACTTTCTGAAAAAGTTCCATCTCCACGATCCGAACGAACTGTACGGCAATCTTCTCCATCAGGAATACTGTCATAACTTCTAATCTGACGACTTCTGGACACACTGTACGCACCCATAGGCATCGAATCACACCATTCGGATTCTGAAACTGGCTTGAATTGGTCAATGGCAATGGTGCGAGACCATTCATGGTGAGTGATTTGTAGTTCTACTTTTTCAGTCCATAACACACCAAGACAAACAAATCCTATCCCACCAAAAACAATGGTTCCTAGTAACCATAACACCCATTTCGGAGTTTTAGGATGTGGTTTGATGAATTCAGAATTTTCAAATGCTAGATCTTCTTTTGCTTTTTGAACAGAATCTTCGGTGAGCCCATCTTGGTCAGAACGAAGTTTGACAGTTTGAGCACCATCGAGAGAACCACCGCAGTTCCCGCAAAACGTAGCTTTGGCACCATTGGCAGTTTGGCAGAAAGGACAGGTTTTATCTGCCCCATAATAAATATGATCTTGGACAGCGACTTTATCTGCTTCGTTTGGAAAGTATCTACGGCCCGGATCTTGTGTGGCTCCGCAGTTCGGACAATGCCTATGTGTTTTACCGAGTAACTTTTTAGAACCGCAAAACTCGCAGTCCCAAAGCATTTCATAGATTTTTTCTTCTGCCATCGCAACAAAGGTTTATCCGCAAAAAATTGACTTTTGCAAGAAAAATATTTTCAATTCCCAAAATCCATCCTAGAATCCTTAGAATATGAGATTGGTACTAAAACCATTTGGCAATTTTCGTTTCTTAATTCTGTCTTTCCTCCTTGTTATTATTTCATTTGGTTACATTCAGTCGCGTTCAAAACAGAATGCGGTTCATCCATTAGATAGTTTATACTTGAAACTTTCACCTAATATGGTTAAGGCGGAAAGAAAAATTACCTTTCGAAGGCTTTCTCTCCAACTCCGCGGGGTGATTCCCAGTGTGAGCGAATGGAAAGAATTAGATGCCCTAACTCCCGACCAAAGTTTAGAATCGTTTGCTGTTAGTTTTTTAAAACAACCAGAGTTTGCCGAATACTGGGGAACCAAGTTTACATCCATGCTTCGTGACAAATCCAAGGGACGTAAAATCCCAACAGGAGCTTTCTTTCAATATGTAGCACAATCGATTCATAAAAATAAACCATATGACCAATTGGTGCAGGAGATGTTAACCTCTACTGGCAATGTAAAAGAATCACCGGCTACCATGTTCTACATTCGGGATGGGGCGGATCCTTTACAAACAGCAGAGTATGTAGGTCGGTTATTTTATGCAAAACGAGTGGCTTGTGCTAGGTGCCATGACCATCCTTATATTTCTGATTTTACAAGAAGGGATTATTATGCTTTGGCTGCTTTTTTTAGCCAACAATTCTTTCGGGATGGCACTTGGGAGGCCGATCGGTATGGAAAATCGTTTAGTTATGTTCCGAGAGAATTAGAAGTCCATCTTCCTATGGAAGACCAAAAAAATCTCCAAGACAAAAACAATGATTGGAATCGAGACAATTGGAACAAATGGAGCGACGAACAACGAAAAGACTACCAAAAGAAACATGAAGTAGAGTATGCCAC from Leptospira noumeaensis includes:
- a CDS encoding MATE family efflux transporter produces the protein MNQKILGLAIPVFFGMISYTAIMVADTAMVGKLGEVPLAAVGFGGMVYFSIFAFLMGGSMAVQIIVARRFGEKNDRGVGITLVNSVYLSFVLGALLSYFGFIYAPQLMGWIGDDPQVIEVAGVYLSYRFIGTVLFFVGFALRGFFDGIGIVQVGMISSMLAAVTNIFFNWLLIFGNWGFPAWGVKGAAIASSLSSIPSLLIVIFYFFRKDVIKFFQYEIFAPSIATIKELCMVGFAPAVEGTLVNFAFSGFYKIAGMISTTTLASASVVLTCLSLSFMPGFSFGIAATTILGQSMGQGKIRLAYEGTMRSATFSAIVMGSMGLFFIIGGPWLIGLFTDVPAVAKVAYPALCIVALIQVGDAYHMVIGSALRSAGMMYYVMFVYLIVSFLIMLPLAYLFGIVLAWGNFGIWSAFFIWILLMAVLFVRKFRKKEWVNIRI
- a CDS encoding SPFH domain-containing protein, whose translation is MALIDRIKFEGSPNEIVWKYPSDEISTAGQLVVEENQEAIFFKEGKALDTFGPGTHTLKTGNIPILEALVNLPFGGKTPFTAEAYYVNKAIFAMKWGTNTPIPLEDPKYKIVLNIRAFGDYKFRIKDSRSFLLNVVKGGNRTTNESVDEFLKPNIVRGIGDFIAEVILNNNTSVVEINKFRDESSTAGKVKLAPEFEKYGIDLTEFNVSSVNFDQNDPNYQRIQKIITDKFEIDMLGDKYQQKKMFDIGQAAAENEGQGGGAMGAGMGMGMGMNMGQMMGNMMNQGGGQGGGAPAANDPAARIAKLKGLLDQGLINAEEFEAKKKEILSSL
- a CDS encoding PIN domain-containing protein; the encoded protein is MKGKVFIDTNIFISFFSHKDFEKKEISSNIIKASFKSDRFSISYQVIQEFSNVMLTKGQPPMKGQDISSFIEKILDPICSFFPTIEFYKNALKLREKNKLSYYDSLIILAALELNCDYLLSEDFNDGTKFNKLKIINPFNKMNTKLLNSIL
- a CDS encoding adenosine deaminase, with translation MYCDLHNHLYGCLPPETLFRIGKNNPEPRWHLYLDSYEKAYGQKIRPSTFFEDYSDIKDFSKLYHFREKAPFLHFQAKFNLIIALVKFDEKEITEVTHDVVLSNSLEDISYAEYRLMFGKEEPKESFYSKLMACLEGLSKGETSAKKEGKTIQSKLVMSLHRDINYERHYDWMKNWMEKDSVIRNGLVGIDFCHIEEGHPPKDKKTFFQSIIKDNKAEPNTALSILYHVGESFRDKTPFSAVRWVLESAENGAHRLGHALALGIDSDYFLGDERTELVSEAKDQIECELESYEEITSFGPFYPKEELELKRKDLKTKPDSELLKIQFDGTQSQYLHTFQNYVMSKISQTEAVVECCPSSNLYIGMLESHIDHPITRFLQNDIKLTIGSDDPGLFGTTMSEEYGHAHTAGVSEKDLEAIREKSFSYRSTKLSGRELD
- a CDS encoding LIMLP_15305 family protein; translated protein: MDPTWLKTTLERFKNEQDPIRKFLKETKLFEEALANQEFEKTDLLVRKELGALLSTFKESFRKLEEGFVAKAQIQNIGKTNPATTLLDRIIMKVSSAGYGMNGLGTGVKATSAEIEKLLNHDFSMLEKADVLQKEILETLPTAFASNPEAAIESTNKLLLDFETQFESRNSIFLK
- a CDS encoding zinc ribbon domain-containing protein, encoding MAEEKIYEMLWDCEFCGSKKLLGKTHRHCPNCGATQDPGRRYFPNEADKVAVQDHIYYGADKTCPFCQTANGAKATFCGNCGGSLDGAQTVKLRSDQDGLTEDSVQKAKEDLAFENSEFIKPHPKTPKWVLWLLGTIVFGGIGFVCLGVLWTEKVELQITHHEWSRTIAIDQFKPVSESEWCDSMPMGAYSVSRSRQIRSYDSIPDGEDCRTVRSDRGDGTFSESESCTTKYRKEPVYDDHCSYRIDKWAFDRNAVAKGFGTTQEPYWPTPQIRECSSTSIGCERLGTKEEKYLVHFTESSGKTKGEKHDCEFDQTKWKSLPAKAIYQSEKSVIFNYITCDTIQTLDGIETEE
- a CDS encoding patatin-like phospholipase family protein; amino-acid sequence: MKRTEQERQAIQKFLKSVDLFKKLPPSVLLRLANNVQEKLVRSHEALYYKGESSESIYIVRYGEILLENVAGQSHVYVGSGQVLAENSLISSSNHSTSAIAVIDSLVYVLNGKLFLQLASQEKVFAQNIIQMMGSRMRENLNRPSHKDNFVGLRRLCVHVPLEPEYNFGEKVKSFIDEYGEVTKKLSSAIPISTFKGMDPTQISEYLSNLRNKTPLLHIYFDEATSRMDLHYLVVQSDFIVFWEDEPEKFYKEKEEIIHFWKNRIRNFEGRAIRLMESGVRKSYLPQDQSLKNFYQKDTLARYLVSKTRGLALGGGGARALAHVGLLKVLHREGIHFDFVSGASMGAVIAALYARKNSPEEIEEMIKNFFGGLESAFDPTLPVVAFFKGKRMKRMLKKAFGDQRIEELPLPFATSAVDLQTGKEHIFDQGPITEALTSAMSLPGAFPPYRLGEKLLVDGGMINNVPENLIRSKGADVVMGINVSPMQEIVPVKLFEDRNTTEKGFFRYIWDTLKYPPILQIMTRTITLEGREITRLKRPKLDLFVHFHLEEFQLFDFARYQEIIDKGEAEAEANLAEIKQLFS